The Streptococcus mitis region GTAAATGACGGAAGTTATCCTTTATAAAAGTCACCATCCCCTTCTCAATGTAGGAAGCCAAGCGTTTTTGCGCATTGTTAATGGCATTCTGGTCCTGGTCAAAGGCATAGAGATGGCCTTTTTCACTTAATTTACTTAATAAATATTCGCTATGGCCCGCTCCACCCAAAGTCGCATCAACGTAGATACCGTCAGGCTTTACGTCGAGCATATCAATCGTTTCGTGGAGTAAGACCGTTACATGATGAAATTCTTTTGTCATATCCTATCTATTTTACCACAAATCCGACTAGCTTGCACTTGTCAGACAAATAGGACAAAAACAAGTAAGATTTCTTTAAGAAATATGTCAAATATGCTTGACATCTATTTCATAGAAGAATATAATGTAGTCAAATATATACGACATAAATCAGAAAGGAGAACAGATGAATCGTGTGAAAGAATTTCGCAAGGAACTAGGCATTTCCCAGCTCGAACTCGCCAAGGATATCGGTGTCTCGAGACAAACCATCAATATGATTGAAAACGACAAA contains the following coding sequences:
- a CDS encoding helix-turn-helix transcriptional regulator, which encodes MNRVKEFRKELGISQLELAKDIGVSRQTINMIENDKYNPTLELCLNLARSLQTDLNNLFWEEDF